A genomic segment from Aquila chrysaetos chrysaetos chromosome 11, bAquChr1.4, whole genome shotgun sequence encodes:
- the LOC115348043 gene encoding L-threonine dehydratase catabolic TdcB-like isoform X3, producing the protein MNFAAQILYSRVLKNRSPRDRTREDEDYDPFWQSYAEQLFLKKDDNKIKKQDAPALCDLHCCKDEPIRNGLIGQKPPSINPERLKDFGEEDYLNGDVKTWEMKIVSRNEELLRDALSRIPQSSSRTSLSSSNKLIRFEDISAAAFKIQCGVQKTPCMYSRLSKQYGMDIYLKKEFLQYTGSVKERGVLYLLTSLPQDQQRKGVIVASDSNFSMAVAYHASELRIPVFVIMSTSTSPARVKMCREYGAMVISYGTTAKDSQTHARRLAQENAYLYLEEEDSAVYLSGLGTVGLEVYEQVPKLDAVIFPAGGHCGLLAGSAAALKHLNPRISVIGVESESFPVLQQSLKAGHPIEDQACSNHHFYGDVSGLCFGSNSLQLTGKLVDKVVAVREEDILISMLRLLEYERATVDAEGAIGLAALVAGKLPELKGKRVAIVICSGNLELHLLQQCIARALTLDNRVCRFSLVLSDSPGDISKLLEILAREEARVLDIKQEHTFVTSELFTVEVTCTVETRDKIHTAQLRNALLERYPTAAWTER; encoded by the exons ggatgacaataaaataaagaaacaagatGCCCCAGCACTTTGTGATCTTCACTGTTGTAAGGATGAGCCAATAAGAAATGGCCTTATTGGGCAGAAGCCACCTTCTATCAACCCTGAGAGACTGAAAGATTTTGGTGAGGAGGATTACCTGAACGGGGATGTGAAGACCTGGGAAATGAAGATAGTGAGCCGTAATGAGGAGTTACTTAGGGATGCCCTTTCCCGCATCCCTCAGTCAAGCAGTAGGACCAGCCTGTCAAGCTCTAACAAGCTGATTCGATTTGAAGATATTAGtgcagcagctttcaaaatCCAGTGCGGTGTTCAGAAAACCCCCTGCATG TATTCTAGGCTATCCAAGCAGTATGGAATGGATATCTACCTAAAGAAAGAGTTCCTCCAGTACACGGGATCTGTGAAGGAACGAGGTGTACTTTACCTTCTGACATCATTGCCTCAG GATCAGCAAAGAAAGGGGGTGATCGTGGCTTCAGACAGTAACTTTTCCATGGCTGTTGCTTACCACGCCTCAGAGCTCCGTATTCCAGTGTTTGTCATCATGTCAACCAGCACGTCCCCGGCCAGAGTGAAAATGTGCCGTGAGTACGGTGCCATGGTTATATCCTATGGCACTACAGCTAAGGATTCCCAGACGCACGCAAGAAGGTTGGCACAGGAAAATGCTTACCTCTACCTCGAAGA GGAGGATAGTGCTGTCTACCTGTCGGGCCTGGGAACCGTGGGGCTGGAGGTGTACGAGCAGGTGCCAAAGCTGGATGCAGTGATTTTCCCTGCAGGAGGCCACTGTGGCTTGCTGGCAGGGTCAGCTGCTGCACTCAAACACCTCAACCCACGTATTTCTGTAATT GGGGTTGAATCTGAAAGTTTCCCTGTATTGCAACAATCCTTAAAGGCTGGCCACCCAATTGAAGACCAGGCTTGCAGCAATCACCACTTTTATGGAG ATGTGAGTGGGCTTTGCTTTGGCAGCAATTCTTTGCAGCTGACTGGGAAACTTGTGGATAAAGTTGTTGCTGTGAG GGAGGAGGACATCCTCATTTCAATGCTGAGGTTGCTGGAGTATGAACGAGCCACGGTTGATGCAGAAGGGGCCATTGGACTTGCAGCGCTGGTTGCAGGGAAGCTGCCTGAGTTGAAGGGTAAAAG agtgGCGATTGTCATATGCAGTGGAAACTTGGAATTACATTTGCTGCAACAGTGCATAGCTCGTGCCCTGACCCTCGATAACAGAGTGTGCAGATTTTCGCTTGTGCTTTCTGACAGCCCAGGAGACATTTCAAAGCTACTGGAGATTTTGGCTCGGGAAGAAGCAAG AGTTTTGGATATCAAACAAGAACACACATTTGTGACGTCTGAGCTCTTCACTGTCGAG GTCACCTGCACCGTGGAGACCAGAGACAAGATCCACACAGCCCAGCTGAGGAACGCGCTCCTGGAACGCTACCCCACAGCCGCCTGGACGGAGCGGTGA
- the LOC115348043 gene encoding L-threonine dehydratase catabolic TdcB-like isoform X1, which yields MVSPRGPPRARPTDMTTPGPLLPPYGVVVGLLLHLVVYLVAVLYSYAEQLFLKKDDNKIKKQDAPALCDLHCCKDEPIRNGLIGQKPPSINPERLKDFGEEDYLNGDVKTWEMKIVSRNEELLRDALSRIPQSSSRTSLSSSNKLIRFEDISAAAFKIQCGVQKTPCMYSRLSKQYGMDIYLKKEFLQYTGSVKERGVLYLLTSLPQDQQRKGVIVASDSNFSMAVAYHASELRIPVFVIMSTSTSPARVKMCREYGAMVISYGTTAKDSQTHARRLAQENAYLYLEEEDSAVYLSGLGTVGLEVYEQVPKLDAVIFPAGGHCGLLAGSAAALKHLNPRISVIGVESESFPVLQQSLKAGHPIEDQACSNHHFYGDVSGLCFGSNSLQLTGKLVDKVVAVREEDILISMLRLLEYERATVDAEGAIGLAALVAGKLPELKGKRVAIVICSGNLELHLLQQCIARALTLDNRVCRFSLVLSDSPGDISKLLEILAREEARVLDIKQEHTFVTSELFTVEVTCTVETRDKIHTAQLRNALLERYPTAAWTER from the exons ggatgacaataaaataaagaaacaagatGCCCCAGCACTTTGTGATCTTCACTGTTGTAAGGATGAGCCAATAAGAAATGGCCTTATTGGGCAGAAGCCACCTTCTATCAACCCTGAGAGACTGAAAGATTTTGGTGAGGAGGATTACCTGAACGGGGATGTGAAGACCTGGGAAATGAAGATAGTGAGCCGTAATGAGGAGTTACTTAGGGATGCCCTTTCCCGCATCCCTCAGTCAAGCAGTAGGACCAGCCTGTCAAGCTCTAACAAGCTGATTCGATTTGAAGATATTAGtgcagcagctttcaaaatCCAGTGCGGTGTTCAGAAAACCCCCTGCATG TATTCTAGGCTATCCAAGCAGTATGGAATGGATATCTACCTAAAGAAAGAGTTCCTCCAGTACACGGGATCTGTGAAGGAACGAGGTGTACTTTACCTTCTGACATCATTGCCTCAG GATCAGCAAAGAAAGGGGGTGATCGTGGCTTCAGACAGTAACTTTTCCATGGCTGTTGCTTACCACGCCTCAGAGCTCCGTATTCCAGTGTTTGTCATCATGTCAACCAGCACGTCCCCGGCCAGAGTGAAAATGTGCCGTGAGTACGGTGCCATGGTTATATCCTATGGCACTACAGCTAAGGATTCCCAGACGCACGCAAGAAGGTTGGCACAGGAAAATGCTTACCTCTACCTCGAAGA GGAGGATAGTGCTGTCTACCTGTCGGGCCTGGGAACCGTGGGGCTGGAGGTGTACGAGCAGGTGCCAAAGCTGGATGCAGTGATTTTCCCTGCAGGAGGCCACTGTGGCTTGCTGGCAGGGTCAGCTGCTGCACTCAAACACCTCAACCCACGTATTTCTGTAATT GGGGTTGAATCTGAAAGTTTCCCTGTATTGCAACAATCCTTAAAGGCTGGCCACCCAATTGAAGACCAGGCTTGCAGCAATCACCACTTTTATGGAG ATGTGAGTGGGCTTTGCTTTGGCAGCAATTCTTTGCAGCTGACTGGGAAACTTGTGGATAAAGTTGTTGCTGTGAG GGAGGAGGACATCCTCATTTCAATGCTGAGGTTGCTGGAGTATGAACGAGCCACGGTTGATGCAGAAGGGGCCATTGGACTTGCAGCGCTGGTTGCAGGGAAGCTGCCTGAGTTGAAGGGTAAAAG agtgGCGATTGTCATATGCAGTGGAAACTTGGAATTACATTTGCTGCAACAGTGCATAGCTCGTGCCCTGACCCTCGATAACAGAGTGTGCAGATTTTCGCTTGTGCTTTCTGACAGCCCAGGAGACATTTCAAAGCTACTGGAGATTTTGGCTCGGGAAGAAGCAAG AGTTTTGGATATCAAACAAGAACACACATTTGTGACGTCTGAGCTCTTCACTGTCGAG GTCACCTGCACCGTGGAGACCAGAGACAAGATCCACACAGCCCAGCTGAGGAACGCGCTCCTGGAACGCTACCCCACAGCCGCCTGGACGGAGCGGTGA
- the LOC115348043 gene encoding L-threonine dehydratase catabolic TdcB-like isoform X5 — protein MLLNRRPYSRSRSCSTAKQDDNKIKKQDAPALCDLHCCKDEPIRNGLIGQKPPSINPERLKDFGEEDYLNGDVKTWEMKIVSRNEELLRDALSRIPQSSSRTSLSSSNKLIRFEDISAAAFKIQCGVQKTPCMYSRLSKQYGMDIYLKKEFLQYTGSVKERGVLYLLTSLPQDQQRKGVIVASDSNFSMAVAYHASELRIPVFVIMSTSTSPARVKMCREYGAMVISYGTTAKDSQTHARRLAQENAYLYLEEEDSAVYLSGLGTVGLEVYEQVPKLDAVIFPAGGHCGLLAGSAAALKHLNPRISVIGVESESFPVLQQSLKAGHPIEDQACSNHHFYGDVSGLCFGSNSLQLTGKLVDKVVAVREEDILISMLRLLEYERATVDAEGAIGLAALVAGKLPELKGKRVAIVICSGNLELHLLQQCIARALTLDNRVCRFSLVLSDSPGDISKLLEILAREEARVLDIKQEHTFVTSELFTVEVTCTVETRDKIHTAQLRNALLERYPTAAWTER, from the exons ggatgacaataaaataaagaaacaagatGCCCCAGCACTTTGTGATCTTCACTGTTGTAAGGATGAGCCAATAAGAAATGGCCTTATTGGGCAGAAGCCACCTTCTATCAACCCTGAGAGACTGAAAGATTTTGGTGAGGAGGATTACCTGAACGGGGATGTGAAGACCTGGGAAATGAAGATAGTGAGCCGTAATGAGGAGTTACTTAGGGATGCCCTTTCCCGCATCCCTCAGTCAAGCAGTAGGACCAGCCTGTCAAGCTCTAACAAGCTGATTCGATTTGAAGATATTAGtgcagcagctttcaaaatCCAGTGCGGTGTTCAGAAAACCCCCTGCATG TATTCTAGGCTATCCAAGCAGTATGGAATGGATATCTACCTAAAGAAAGAGTTCCTCCAGTACACGGGATCTGTGAAGGAACGAGGTGTACTTTACCTTCTGACATCATTGCCTCAG GATCAGCAAAGAAAGGGGGTGATCGTGGCTTCAGACAGTAACTTTTCCATGGCTGTTGCTTACCACGCCTCAGAGCTCCGTATTCCAGTGTTTGTCATCATGTCAACCAGCACGTCCCCGGCCAGAGTGAAAATGTGCCGTGAGTACGGTGCCATGGTTATATCCTATGGCACTACAGCTAAGGATTCCCAGACGCACGCAAGAAGGTTGGCACAGGAAAATGCTTACCTCTACCTCGAAGA GGAGGATAGTGCTGTCTACCTGTCGGGCCTGGGAACCGTGGGGCTGGAGGTGTACGAGCAGGTGCCAAAGCTGGATGCAGTGATTTTCCCTGCAGGAGGCCACTGTGGCTTGCTGGCAGGGTCAGCTGCTGCACTCAAACACCTCAACCCACGTATTTCTGTAATT GGGGTTGAATCTGAAAGTTTCCCTGTATTGCAACAATCCTTAAAGGCTGGCCACCCAATTGAAGACCAGGCTTGCAGCAATCACCACTTTTATGGAG ATGTGAGTGGGCTTTGCTTTGGCAGCAATTCTTTGCAGCTGACTGGGAAACTTGTGGATAAAGTTGTTGCTGTGAG GGAGGAGGACATCCTCATTTCAATGCTGAGGTTGCTGGAGTATGAACGAGCCACGGTTGATGCAGAAGGGGCCATTGGACTTGCAGCGCTGGTTGCAGGGAAGCTGCCTGAGTTGAAGGGTAAAAG agtgGCGATTGTCATATGCAGTGGAAACTTGGAATTACATTTGCTGCAACAGTGCATAGCTCGTGCCCTGACCCTCGATAACAGAGTGTGCAGATTTTCGCTTGTGCTTTCTGACAGCCCAGGAGACATTTCAAAGCTACTGGAGATTTTGGCTCGGGAAGAAGCAAG AGTTTTGGATATCAAACAAGAACACACATTTGTGACGTCTGAGCTCTTCACTGTCGAG GTCACCTGCACCGTGGAGACCAGAGACAAGATCCACACAGCCCAGCTGAGGAACGCGCTCCTGGAACGCTACCCCACAGCCGCCTGGACGGAGCGGTGA
- the LOC115348043 gene encoding L-threonine dehydratase catabolic TdcB-like isoform X2, which produces MVSPRGPPRARPTDMTTPGPLLPPYGVVVGLLLHLVVYLVAVLYRDDNKIKKQDAPALCDLHCCKDEPIRNGLIGQKPPSINPERLKDFGEEDYLNGDVKTWEMKIVSRNEELLRDALSRIPQSSSRTSLSSSNKLIRFEDISAAAFKIQCGVQKTPCMYSRLSKQYGMDIYLKKEFLQYTGSVKERGVLYLLTSLPQDQQRKGVIVASDSNFSMAVAYHASELRIPVFVIMSTSTSPARVKMCREYGAMVISYGTTAKDSQTHARRLAQENAYLYLEEEDSAVYLSGLGTVGLEVYEQVPKLDAVIFPAGGHCGLLAGSAAALKHLNPRISVIGVESESFPVLQQSLKAGHPIEDQACSNHHFYGDVSGLCFGSNSLQLTGKLVDKVVAVREEDILISMLRLLEYERATVDAEGAIGLAALVAGKLPELKGKRVAIVICSGNLELHLLQQCIARALTLDNRVCRFSLVLSDSPGDISKLLEILAREEARVLDIKQEHTFVTSELFTVEVTCTVETRDKIHTAQLRNALLERYPTAAWTER; this is translated from the exons ggatgacaataaaataaagaaacaagatGCCCCAGCACTTTGTGATCTTCACTGTTGTAAGGATGAGCCAATAAGAAATGGCCTTATTGGGCAGAAGCCACCTTCTATCAACCCTGAGAGACTGAAAGATTTTGGTGAGGAGGATTACCTGAACGGGGATGTGAAGACCTGGGAAATGAAGATAGTGAGCCGTAATGAGGAGTTACTTAGGGATGCCCTTTCCCGCATCCCTCAGTCAAGCAGTAGGACCAGCCTGTCAAGCTCTAACAAGCTGATTCGATTTGAAGATATTAGtgcagcagctttcaaaatCCAGTGCGGTGTTCAGAAAACCCCCTGCATG TATTCTAGGCTATCCAAGCAGTATGGAATGGATATCTACCTAAAGAAAGAGTTCCTCCAGTACACGGGATCTGTGAAGGAACGAGGTGTACTTTACCTTCTGACATCATTGCCTCAG GATCAGCAAAGAAAGGGGGTGATCGTGGCTTCAGACAGTAACTTTTCCATGGCTGTTGCTTACCACGCCTCAGAGCTCCGTATTCCAGTGTTTGTCATCATGTCAACCAGCACGTCCCCGGCCAGAGTGAAAATGTGCCGTGAGTACGGTGCCATGGTTATATCCTATGGCACTACAGCTAAGGATTCCCAGACGCACGCAAGAAGGTTGGCACAGGAAAATGCTTACCTCTACCTCGAAGA GGAGGATAGTGCTGTCTACCTGTCGGGCCTGGGAACCGTGGGGCTGGAGGTGTACGAGCAGGTGCCAAAGCTGGATGCAGTGATTTTCCCTGCAGGAGGCCACTGTGGCTTGCTGGCAGGGTCAGCTGCTGCACTCAAACACCTCAACCCACGTATTTCTGTAATT GGGGTTGAATCTGAAAGTTTCCCTGTATTGCAACAATCCTTAAAGGCTGGCCACCCAATTGAAGACCAGGCTTGCAGCAATCACCACTTTTATGGAG ATGTGAGTGGGCTTTGCTTTGGCAGCAATTCTTTGCAGCTGACTGGGAAACTTGTGGATAAAGTTGTTGCTGTGAG GGAGGAGGACATCCTCATTTCAATGCTGAGGTTGCTGGAGTATGAACGAGCCACGGTTGATGCAGAAGGGGCCATTGGACTTGCAGCGCTGGTTGCAGGGAAGCTGCCTGAGTTGAAGGGTAAAAG agtgGCGATTGTCATATGCAGTGGAAACTTGGAATTACATTTGCTGCAACAGTGCATAGCTCGTGCCCTGACCCTCGATAACAGAGTGTGCAGATTTTCGCTTGTGCTTTCTGACAGCCCAGGAGACATTTCAAAGCTACTGGAGATTTTGGCTCGGGAAGAAGCAAG AGTTTTGGATATCAAACAAGAACACACATTTGTGACGTCTGAGCTCTTCACTGTCGAG GTCACCTGCACCGTGGAGACCAGAGACAAGATCCACACAGCCCAGCTGAGGAACGCGCTCCTGGAACGCTACCCCACAGCCGCCTGGACGGAGCGGTGA
- the LOC115348043 gene encoding L-threonine dehydratase catabolic TdcB-like isoform X4 — MNFAAQILYSRVLKNRSPRDRTREDEDYDPFWQRDDNKIKKQDAPALCDLHCCKDEPIRNGLIGQKPPSINPERLKDFGEEDYLNGDVKTWEMKIVSRNEELLRDALSRIPQSSSRTSLSSSNKLIRFEDISAAAFKIQCGVQKTPCMYSRLSKQYGMDIYLKKEFLQYTGSVKERGVLYLLTSLPQDQQRKGVIVASDSNFSMAVAYHASELRIPVFVIMSTSTSPARVKMCREYGAMVISYGTTAKDSQTHARRLAQENAYLYLEEEDSAVYLSGLGTVGLEVYEQVPKLDAVIFPAGGHCGLLAGSAAALKHLNPRISVIGVESESFPVLQQSLKAGHPIEDQACSNHHFYGDVSGLCFGSNSLQLTGKLVDKVVAVREEDILISMLRLLEYERATVDAEGAIGLAALVAGKLPELKGKRVAIVICSGNLELHLLQQCIARALTLDNRVCRFSLVLSDSPGDISKLLEILAREEARVLDIKQEHTFVTSELFTVEVTCTVETRDKIHTAQLRNALLERYPTAAWTER, encoded by the exons ggatgacaataaaataaagaaacaagatGCCCCAGCACTTTGTGATCTTCACTGTTGTAAGGATGAGCCAATAAGAAATGGCCTTATTGGGCAGAAGCCACCTTCTATCAACCCTGAGAGACTGAAAGATTTTGGTGAGGAGGATTACCTGAACGGGGATGTGAAGACCTGGGAAATGAAGATAGTGAGCCGTAATGAGGAGTTACTTAGGGATGCCCTTTCCCGCATCCCTCAGTCAAGCAGTAGGACCAGCCTGTCAAGCTCTAACAAGCTGATTCGATTTGAAGATATTAGtgcagcagctttcaaaatCCAGTGCGGTGTTCAGAAAACCCCCTGCATG TATTCTAGGCTATCCAAGCAGTATGGAATGGATATCTACCTAAAGAAAGAGTTCCTCCAGTACACGGGATCTGTGAAGGAACGAGGTGTACTTTACCTTCTGACATCATTGCCTCAG GATCAGCAAAGAAAGGGGGTGATCGTGGCTTCAGACAGTAACTTTTCCATGGCTGTTGCTTACCACGCCTCAGAGCTCCGTATTCCAGTGTTTGTCATCATGTCAACCAGCACGTCCCCGGCCAGAGTGAAAATGTGCCGTGAGTACGGTGCCATGGTTATATCCTATGGCACTACAGCTAAGGATTCCCAGACGCACGCAAGAAGGTTGGCACAGGAAAATGCTTACCTCTACCTCGAAGA GGAGGATAGTGCTGTCTACCTGTCGGGCCTGGGAACCGTGGGGCTGGAGGTGTACGAGCAGGTGCCAAAGCTGGATGCAGTGATTTTCCCTGCAGGAGGCCACTGTGGCTTGCTGGCAGGGTCAGCTGCTGCACTCAAACACCTCAACCCACGTATTTCTGTAATT GGGGTTGAATCTGAAAGTTTCCCTGTATTGCAACAATCCTTAAAGGCTGGCCACCCAATTGAAGACCAGGCTTGCAGCAATCACCACTTTTATGGAG ATGTGAGTGGGCTTTGCTTTGGCAGCAATTCTTTGCAGCTGACTGGGAAACTTGTGGATAAAGTTGTTGCTGTGAG GGAGGAGGACATCCTCATTTCAATGCTGAGGTTGCTGGAGTATGAACGAGCCACGGTTGATGCAGAAGGGGCCATTGGACTTGCAGCGCTGGTTGCAGGGAAGCTGCCTGAGTTGAAGGGTAAAAG agtgGCGATTGTCATATGCAGTGGAAACTTGGAATTACATTTGCTGCAACAGTGCATAGCTCGTGCCCTGACCCTCGATAACAGAGTGTGCAGATTTTCGCTTGTGCTTTCTGACAGCCCAGGAGACATTTCAAAGCTACTGGAGATTTTGGCTCGGGAAGAAGCAAG AGTTTTGGATATCAAACAAGAACACACATTTGTGACGTCTGAGCTCTTCACTGTCGAG GTCACCTGCACCGTGGAGACCAGAGACAAGATCCACACAGCCCAGCTGAGGAACGCGCTCCTGGAACGCTACCCCACAGCCGCCTGGACGGAGCGGTGA